The following are from one region of the Stigmatella ashevillena genome:
- a CDS encoding cytochrome P450, translating to MSVEQPNRSASFGGHQAPPSTAQQLPTVLEGFDLTDQARFSSGFPHQVFARLRRDAPVLFHPPGQSIDGDGFWVLSRHADIREAAANPAFSSRGGGGRPSGGTHIDDARPELPGVLFNMMDDPRHQDFKDVMTPAVGRQSLATLEGKLRPYASELVSSLLARGRCDFATEVGATVGAHAVSLLLGIPPQDWPLFAEWTAILMGFDDREAGRPTERSQKIHMDIFRYGCQLLAAKRAAPSDDLTSLLAGGKLSSSSGEGPLTDLERQTCFCLMVLAGTESTRNMIAGGVLALAENPEQWRALRADRSLLPGAVEEILRWTSPTPYNRRTATRDIQIRDTQIRAGDKVTLWWTSANRDEEVFSNPFSFDIRRKPNPHLAFGYGSHTCFGDHLGRLEIRVVLEALLDRIERIELTGQVAWAGSNKHTVLLGMPVALTGA from the coding sequence ATGTCGGTCGAACAACCCAATCGCTCCGCGTCATTCGGGGGCCACCAAGCCCCTCCCTCGACAGCCCAGCAACTGCCCACCGTGCTGGAGGGCTTCGATCTGACCGATCAGGCCCGGTTCTCGAGCGGATTTCCCCACCAGGTCTTCGCTCGTCTGCGCCGAGACGCGCCCGTGCTCTTCCATCCGCCGGGACAAAGCATCGACGGCGATGGCTTCTGGGTGCTGAGCAGGCACGCCGACATCCGCGAGGCGGCGGCCAACCCCGCCTTCTCCTCTCGTGGCGGCGGCGGGCGTCCCAGCGGGGGCACGCACATCGACGATGCCCGGCCGGAGCTGCCCGGCGTCCTGTTCAACATGATGGATGATCCGCGCCATCAGGATTTCAAGGACGTGATGACCCCCGCAGTGGGACGGCAGTCCCTGGCCACACTGGAGGGCAAGCTTCGCCCGTACGCGTCCGAGTTGGTGTCCTCGCTGCTTGCACGCGGCCGCTGTGACTTCGCCACCGAAGTGGGCGCCACCGTCGGCGCACACGCGGTCTCGCTGCTGTTGGGGATCCCACCCCAGGACTGGCCGCTGTTCGCCGAATGGACCGCGATCTTGATGGGCTTCGACGATCGCGAGGCCGGTCGGCCCACCGAGCGCAGTCAGAAGATCCACATGGATATCTTTCGCTACGGTTGCCAGCTGCTGGCTGCCAAGCGAGCCGCCCCGTCGGACGACCTGACCTCGCTGCTGGCGGGCGGAAAGCTGTCCAGCAGCAGCGGCGAGGGGCCTCTCACCGATCTGGAGCGGCAGACCTGTTTCTGCTTGATGGTGCTGGCGGGGACCGAGTCCACCCGGAACATGATTGCCGGCGGGGTCTTGGCACTGGCTGAGAACCCCGAGCAATGGCGAGCCCTGCGCGCCGATCGCTCGTTGTTGCCGGGCGCCGTGGAGGAGATCCTCCGCTGGACTTCTCCCACGCCGTACAACCGGCGCACCGCCACCCGCGATATCCAGATTCGCGACACCCAGATCCGGGCTGGCGACAAGGTGACGCTGTGGTGGACGTCGGCCAACCGGGACGAGGAGGTATTCTCGAATCCGTTCTCCTTCGACATCCGGCGGAAGCCCAATCCGCACCTGGCCTTCGGCTACGGCAGCCATACCTGCTTCGGCGACCACCTCGGCAGACTTGAGATACGCGTGGTGTTGGAAGCCCTGCTCGATCGGATCGAACGGATTGAGCTCACTGGGCAGGTTGCCTGGGCAGGTAGCAACAAGCACACCGTGCTGCTAGGCATGCCGGTGGCGTTGACTGGAGCGTAA
- a CDS encoding type I polyketide synthase, with translation MTATKPTPLQQAFHVIRDLESRVFSLTAEPIAILGMSCRLPGSVASPEDFWRLLSSGQDATSEVSPDRFDVAAFYDPDPKSSGKMYTRRAGMLDSIDTFDARFFGISPREAILMDPQQRMLLEVSWEALERSGMAPHRLEKSATGVFVAASPSDYLRRHSYAGKPKDIDVYDGTGNATCFSAGRLSYLLGLEGPSFTVDTACSSSLLAVHLACQSLRAGESDVAIAAGVNLIVSPETFIFLSRAGNISPDGRSKTFDASADGYGRGEGCGVVVLKRLSRARADGDPVLAVLRGSAVNHDGASSGLTVPNGLAQQAVIRRACRNAGIEPRSLDYVEAHGTATLLGDPIELDALGAIAEGRTTEQPLWVGSVKSNLGHLETAAGITGLMKAVLMLQHKQLPASLHFSRPNPHVDWQRLPLRVPTQLTDWVSPALLIAGVSSFGLSGTNVHVILEEARERAAESAPLLADSAASTVEPCVLVLSARTPPALHELAAAYRRRLASPEFNAPLQAIVHTAALRRSHHEHRLAITGTTREAWLAALDAFHDEAAHPGVFSGRVEPGRAAKLAFVFSGQGSQWVGMGRELFAASEVFRDSLRATAAALEPHGVLILDAFRDGAPPPELARGEVVQPLLFAIQVAIVQLWRSWGIEPAAVTGHSVGEISAAHVAGALTLEDAALLVAVRSELLMRISNQGGMAMIELPAADVERRLARYETHLSIGAVNAPGSTVVSGQLAAIEELLAELAADGVFARKVKIDVASHSPQVTPLLEEFRRRLAGLRPRSGGVPMISTVTGGEVAGSSLDGDYWARNLRQMVRFADAITTLDRTGCGRFLEISPHPILAMAIEQTLGERRVIAASLRRGQPELGALSESLAMLHASGHPVDWSKIFRSAQPSVLLPTYPWQRERYWEAARSSGSTHVDVDASGVSALAGQQVLSPGDEVHFVDRFQLAEYPYLEDHRIFDDVVVPGAFHLAAVLSVARELVGSEQCVLEAVTFPQALLAGPNDSPTIHLTALPRDGGKTRFRRASLAVPPKRSGTWDDHVTGFISRLEPAVDRATWAPVHAASAAVTELEPAAFYERNSLRGIELGPTFRWIRQLWTGPREARSILERPAALASGSAGSQSVFHPAQLDAVFQTIAAAVPESAEHAYVPFSIDRFEVYGGEDGGGDEPLHCHARYQPGDDEAFLIGDAVVLAADERVVARVEGLRLRRVSRAALSASGRPAWSDWLYETRWDRQPLSTAAQLSVGGRWLLFADAHGVADRLAGQLRARGDECITVTSGDAFARIAPSAYVVAPGRRTDFDQLVAALAGGAPLREVVFLWGLSGGPRVGEPLTWPSERASQEAAGLLHATQALTAASLRDPPRLSIVTRGAQRVGDEKGAMDIAAALLWGMARSFLHEHPMLGFARIDLEPGTDGTEALLAELVARDREEEVVFRQGLRHVGRVARSARLSAASGVTVRSDGGSYLITGGLGGLGLRLAGWLAESGAKNLVLVGRRGVETEAQREALHELRARGTGVEVVAADAADRAQLAQAVERACQLGPLRGVVHAAGIVDDGLLEQQTPDRYQRVLSPKVLGALHLHELTSESELDFFVFFSSAAALIGAPGQSNYAAANAALDAIALARRARGLPALSVNWGAFSEVGMATLQASRGERLSHRGIIGMSPADGLEALGGLLERGAANVAVIALDPRQWIESSPHLARSKRFVEIMREVQQGGSARTKLRDLESLRVAPPKELRARLALLLRQEIGRVLRLDAQFLEPQAPLMSLGFDSLLSLELRNRLESLFGLAFPAVLLWTYPNIEALTEHLAQQLQPAGEPPRPSAVESAAPAANDSLEEDSPEDDLEDLTEAERALIEERLASLVRRL, from the coding sequence ATGACCGCCACCAAGCCCACGCCGCTTCAGCAGGCCTTCCACGTCATCCGGGATCTCGAGTCCAGGGTCTTCTCGCTCACCGCAGAGCCCATCGCCATCCTCGGGATGTCGTGCCGTCTTCCTGGCTCGGTGGCCAGCCCGGAGGACTTCTGGCGGCTGCTATCGTCCGGCCAGGACGCTACCTCGGAGGTCTCACCAGACCGCTTCGATGTCGCCGCCTTCTACGATCCAGATCCGAAGTCCTCCGGGAAGATGTACACGCGCCGGGCCGGGATGCTCGATTCGATCGATACGTTCGACGCCCGTTTCTTCGGTATCTCGCCTCGCGAGGCGATCCTCATGGATCCGCAGCAGCGCATGCTGCTCGAGGTCAGCTGGGAGGCGCTTGAGCGCTCTGGGATGGCCCCTCACCGGCTCGAGAAGTCGGCCACGGGCGTGTTCGTGGCGGCGAGCCCAAGCGACTACCTGCGGCGGCACTCCTATGCCGGAAAGCCGAAGGACATCGACGTCTACGACGGTACCGGCAATGCCACCTGCTTCTCGGCGGGGCGGCTCTCGTACCTGCTGGGGCTGGAAGGGCCGAGCTTCACCGTGGACACGGCGTGCTCGTCGTCGCTGCTTGCCGTCCACTTGGCGTGCCAGAGCTTGAGGGCAGGGGAGAGCGACGTGGCGATCGCCGCCGGGGTAAACCTCATCGTTTCCCCGGAGACGTTCATCTTCCTGTCGCGAGCCGGCAACATCTCGCCCGACGGCCGCTCGAAGACATTCGATGCCTCCGCGGACGGCTACGGCCGTGGCGAGGGCTGTGGGGTGGTCGTGCTCAAGCGGCTGTCTCGAGCGCGCGCTGATGGCGATCCCGTCCTTGCTGTACTGCGCGGCTCGGCCGTCAATCACGACGGCGCCTCGAGTGGCCTGACGGTTCCCAATGGACTCGCGCAGCAGGCTGTCATCCGGCGTGCTTGCCGGAACGCTGGAATCGAGCCGCGAAGCCTCGATTACGTTGAGGCCCATGGCACCGCGACATTGCTCGGTGATCCCATTGAGCTTGACGCGCTCGGCGCGATCGCTGAGGGGCGAACCACGGAGCAACCGCTCTGGGTGGGTTCGGTCAAGAGCAATCTGGGACACCTGGAGACGGCAGCGGGCATCACCGGTCTCATGAAGGCCGTCCTGATGCTTCAGCACAAGCAGCTCCCGGCCAGCCTGCATTTCTCGCGGCCCAATCCCCATGTGGATTGGCAACGCCTTCCGCTGCGAGTTCCCACTCAGCTCACCGATTGGGTTTCTCCCGCACTATTGATCGCTGGCGTGAGTTCCTTTGGGCTCAGTGGCACCAACGTGCACGTCATCCTGGAGGAGGCTCGCGAGCGTGCGGCCGAGTCCGCGCCCCTCCTTGCAGACTCGGCAGCCTCGACCGTCGAGCCGTGTGTCCTCGTGCTGTCGGCGCGCACGCCGCCAGCCCTTCACGAACTCGCCGCTGCTTATCGCCGCCGTCTGGCATCGCCAGAGTTCAATGCGCCGCTGCAGGCCATCGTGCACACCGCAGCGCTGCGGCGCTCTCACCACGAACACCGGCTCGCGATTACCGGCACCACTCGCGAGGCGTGGCTCGCCGCCCTGGATGCGTTCCACGATGAGGCGGCTCATCCCGGCGTGTTCTCCGGGCGGGTCGAGCCCGGGCGTGCCGCGAAGCTCGCCTTCGTATTCTCTGGACAGGGGTCGCAGTGGGTGGGGATGGGCCGAGAGCTGTTTGCCGCCTCGGAGGTGTTTCGCGACAGTCTGCGCGCTACCGCTGCCGCGCTGGAGCCGCACGGAGTCCTGATCCTCGATGCGTTTCGTGACGGCGCGCCGCCACCAGAATTGGCAAGGGGTGAGGTGGTACAGCCGCTCCTGTTCGCCATCCAGGTGGCCATCGTGCAGCTCTGGCGATCTTGGGGGATTGAGCCGGCGGCAGTGACTGGCCACAGCGTGGGGGAGATCTCCGCCGCGCACGTCGCGGGGGCACTCACCCTTGAGGATGCCGCGCTCCTTGTTGCGGTTCGCAGTGAGCTGTTGATGCGCATCAGCAACCAGGGTGGCATGGCGATGATCGAGCTGCCCGCCGCCGACGTGGAGAGGAGGCTCGCTCGCTACGAGACCCACCTCTCGATCGGCGCCGTCAACGCTCCTGGTTCCACCGTGGTGTCGGGGCAGCTTGCGGCGATCGAAGAACTCCTCGCGGAGCTTGCGGCCGACGGGGTGTTCGCGCGCAAGGTGAAGATTGATGTGGCCTCTCACAGTCCGCAGGTGACGCCACTCCTCGAAGAGTTCCGTCGGCGGCTTGCTGGGCTCCGGCCTCGCAGTGGCGGCGTCCCCATGATCTCCACGGTCACTGGAGGTGAGGTAGCGGGCAGCTCGTTGGATGGCGATTATTGGGCTCGTAACCTCCGCCAGATGGTCCGGTTCGCGGATGCGATCACCACCCTTGACCGTACTGGGTGCGGCCGCTTTCTCGAGATCAGCCCCCATCCCATTCTCGCCATGGCGATCGAGCAGACGCTCGGCGAGCGGCGCGTCATCGCGGCGTCGCTGCGCCGGGGCCAGCCCGAGCTGGGCGCTCTGAGCGAATCGCTGGCCATGCTCCATGCGAGCGGTCATCCGGTCGATTGGAGCAAGATCTTCCGATCGGCCCAGCCCAGCGTGTTGCTGCCAACGTACCCGTGGCAGCGCGAGCGGTACTGGGAAGCCGCGCGCTCCTCGGGCTCGACGCACGTTGATGTCGATGCCTCTGGAGTCTCGGCGCTGGCAGGCCAGCAGGTGCTCAGCCCTGGCGACGAAGTGCACTTCGTGGACCGGTTCCAGCTCGCCGAGTATCCCTACCTGGAAGATCACCGGATCTTCGACGATGTCGTGGTACCCGGCGCCTTTCACCTGGCCGCGGTGCTGTCGGTTGCCCGTGAGCTGGTCGGAAGCGAGCAGTGTGTCCTGGAGGCGGTGACCTTTCCGCAGGCGTTGCTCGCGGGCCCTAACGACTCGCCGACGATTCACTTGACTGCGCTGCCTCGTGATGGAGGAAAGACGCGGTTCAGGCGTGCCAGCCTGGCCGTACCGCCGAAGCGTTCCGGGACCTGGGACGATCACGTCACCGGCTTTATCTCTCGCCTTGAGCCCGCCGTGGATCGGGCCACATGGGCGCCAGTCCACGCGGCAAGCGCGGCGGTCACCGAGCTTGAGCCTGCCGCGTTCTACGAACGCAACTCACTGCGAGGTATCGAACTGGGGCCCACGTTTCGCTGGATTCGCCAACTGTGGACTGGCCCACGCGAGGCCAGGTCGATCCTGGAGCGCCCCGCTGCGCTCGCGAGTGGAAGCGCAGGTTCCCAGTCGGTCTTCCACCCGGCGCAGCTGGACGCGGTCTTTCAGACCATTGCGGCGGCTGTCCCGGAGAGCGCGGAGCACGCGTATGTTCCCTTTTCGATCGATCGCTTTGAGGTCTACGGTGGTGAGGATGGCGGCGGGGACGAACCGCTGCACTGCCACGCTCGCTACCAGCCGGGAGACGACGAAGCCTTTCTCATTGGTGACGCGGTCGTCCTTGCGGCCGATGAACGCGTGGTTGCCCGCGTCGAAGGGTTGCGGTTGCGGCGCGTCTCCCGTGCCGCCCTGTCGGCCAGTGGAAGACCGGCTTGGAGCGATTGGTTGTACGAGACGCGATGGGATCGGCAGCCGCTGTCTACGGCGGCGCAGCTTTCTGTGGGTGGGCGCTGGCTTTTGTTCGCCGATGCACACGGCGTTGCCGATCGTCTCGCCGGGCAACTGCGCGCCCGTGGGGACGAGTGCATCACGGTGACGTCTGGCGACGCCTTCGCTCGCATCGCCCCCTCGGCGTACGTTGTGGCTCCAGGGCGGCGCACCGACTTCGACCAACTCGTGGCCGCACTTGCTGGCGGCGCCCCTCTGCGCGAAGTGGTCTTCCTTTGGGGCCTCTCGGGTGGCCCTCGGGTGGGCGAACCGCTGACTTGGCCCTCCGAGCGCGCCTCTCAGGAGGCTGCTGGCCTCTTGCACGCCACGCAGGCGCTCACTGCGGCGTCGCTGCGAGACCCGCCGCGTCTGAGTATCGTCACGCGGGGCGCCCAGCGAGTCGGCGATGAGAAAGGCGCCATGGATATCGCTGCGGCGCTCCTCTGGGGAATGGCCCGCAGCTTTCTTCACGAGCACCCCATGCTGGGCTTTGCGCGGATCGATCTCGAGCCCGGGACTGATGGGACCGAGGCGTTGCTCGCCGAGCTCGTGGCGCGCGATCGTGAAGAGGAGGTCGTCTTCCGTCAAGGGCTCCGCCACGTCGGCCGAGTTGCCCGTTCGGCCCGTCTCAGCGCGGCCAGTGGTGTCACTGTGCGCAGCGATGGCGGCAGCTATTTGATCACCGGCGGTCTCGGGGGTCTTGGTCTGCGCCTGGCCGGCTGGCTCGCAGAGAGCGGCGCCAAGAATCTGGTGCTGGTGGGCCGCCGTGGTGTGGAGACCGAGGCGCAGCGCGAGGCTCTGCATGAACTCCGCGCCCGCGGCACGGGTGTGGAAGTGGTCGCCGCCGATGCCGCTGACCGGGCGCAGCTTGCTCAGGCAGTTGAGCGAGCCTGCCAGCTCGGCCCGCTGCGCGGCGTTGTTCACGCCGCTGGCATCGTCGACGACGGTCTGCTGGAGCAGCAGACGCCCGATCGTTACCAGCGGGTGCTTTCGCCCAAGGTCCTCGGCGCACTGCACCTGCACGAGCTCACGAGCGAGTCCGAACTCGACTTCTTCGTGTTCTTCTCGTCGGCCGCCGCCCTGATCGGCGCGCCCGGACAGAGCAACTACGCCGCCGCCAATGCGGCCCTCGACGCGATCGCCCTGGCTCGACGCGCTCGCGGTTTGCCAGCGCTCAGCGTCAACTGGGGGGCCTTCTCGGAGGTCGGCATGGCCACGCTGCAAGCCAGCCGTGGCGAGCGCCTCTCCCACCGAGGCATCATTGGGATGAGTCCGGCCGACGGCCTGGAGGCGCTGGGTGGCCTGTTGGAGCGCGGCGCGGCGAACGTAGCGGTCATCGCGCTCGATCCGCGGCAGTGGATCGAGTCGTCTCCTCATCTGGCTCGCTCGAAGCGTTTCGTCGAGATCATGCGCGAGGTGCAGCAGGGAGGCTCTGCCCGCACCAAGTTGCGAGACCTCGAGTCGCTGCGCGTCGCCCCTCCCAAGGAACTCCGGGCGCGCCTCGCGCTCCTATTGCGGCAAGAGATCGGGCGTGTACTCCGGCTCGACGCCCAGTTCCTCGAGCCGCAGGCACCTTTGATGTCGCTCGGGTTTGACTCGCTGCTCAGCTTGGAGCTGAGGAATCGCTTGGAGAGCCTGTTCGGGCTGGCCTTCCCCGCAGTCTTGCTGTGGACCTATCCGAACATCGAGGCCCTGACCGAGCACCTCGCCCAGCAGCTCCAGCCGGCGGGAGAGCCACCGCGCCCATCGGCCGTCGAGAGCGCGGCTCCCGCTGCGAATGATTCTCTCGAGGAGGATTCTCCTGAGGACGATCTTGAGGATCTGACCGAGGCGGAGAGGGCACTCATCGAAGAGCGCCTGGCGTCACTGGTGAGACGCCTGTAA